A genome region from Columba livia isolate bColLiv1 breed racing homer chromosome 2, bColLiv1.pat.W.v2, whole genome shotgun sequence includes the following:
- the LOC102094064 gene encoding ovalbumin-like (The RefSeq protein has 1 substitution compared to this genomic sequence), with protein sequence MASIGAASAEFSFEVFDELKAQYPNQNIIFAPLSILSALSMLYLGARGNTKAQIDKVVHFDKITGSGETVESQCSTSVNVHTSLKDTFIQITKPSDNYSLSFASRLYAEETFQILPEYIQCVKELYKESVETVSFQKAADQARELINSWAESQTNGMIRNILQPGSVDPQTEMVLVNAIYFKGVWAKAFKVEGTQTMPFRVTEQESKPVQMMYQLGSFKVTDLPPEKMRILELPYASGMLSMWVILPYDISGLEQIENAITFEKLQEWTSSNLMEEKTVKVYLPRMKMEEKYNLTSVLMGLGITDLFSSSADLSGISSVERLKVSEAVHQAFVEIDEAGSEAAGIAGAAVKDESASPEFKVDHPFLFLIRHNPTDGILFLARCVSP encoded by the exons ATGGCCTCCATTGGTGCAGCAAGTGCAGAATTTTCCTTTGAGGTATTCGATGAGCTGAAAGCCCAGTATCCCAATCAGAACATCATCTTCGCCCCCTTGAGCATCCTGTCAGCTCTGTCCATGCTCTACCTGGGTGCAAGAGGAAACACCAAGGCCCAGATAGATAAG GTTGTTCACTTTGATAAAATCACAGGATCTGGAGAGACTGTTGAATCTCAG TGCAGTACATCAGTAAACGTCCACACTTCACTTAAAGACACGTTCATCCAAATCACCAAACCAAGTGACAATTATTCACTCAGCTTTGCCAGTAGACTTTACGCTGAAGAAACATTCCAAATCCTACCG GAATACATACAATGTGTGAAGGAACTGTATAAAGAAAGCGTGGAAACTGTCAGCTTTCAAAAAGCTGCAGATCAAGCCAGAGAGCTCATCAACTCCTGGGCTGAAAGTCAGACAAGTG GAATGATCAGAAATATCCTTCAACCGGGCTCTGTGGATCCCCAGACTGAAATGGTCCTTGTCAATGCCATTTACTTCAAAGGAGTGTGGGCGAAAGCATTTAAGGTTGAAGGCACCCAGACAATGCCGTTCAGAGTGACTGAG CAAGAAAGCAAACCTGTGCAGATGATGTACCAGCTTGGTTCATTTAAAGTGACAGACCTGCCTCCTGAGAAAATGAGGATCCTGGAGCTTCCATATGCCAGCGGCATGCTGAGCATGTGGGTGATCTTGCCTTATGATATCTCTGGCCTGGAGCAG ATTGAGAATGCAATCACCTTTGAAAAACTCCAGGAGTGGACCAGTTCTAATTTAATGGAAGAGAAGACAGTGAAAGTGTACCTCCCCCGCATGAAGATGGAGGAGAAATACAACCTCACATCTGTCTTAATGGGCTTGGGTATAACTGACCTGTTCAGCTCATCAGCCGATCTCTCTGGCATCTCTTCAGTAGAGCGCCTGAAGGTGTCTGAAGCTGTTCATCAGGCATTTGTTGAAATCGATGAAGCAGGCAGTGAGGCGGCAGGCATAGCAGGAGCTGCAGTCAAGGATGAAAGTGCTTCTCCAGAGTTTAAGGTTGACCACCCTTTCCTCTTCTTGATCAGGCACAATCCAACCGATGGCATCCTATTCTTAGCCAGATGCGTTTCCCCTTAA